In a genomic window of Paracoccaceae bacterium:
- a CDS encoding MurR/RpiR family transcriptional regulator — translation MKEADLTIADRIQERLDSLTRAERQLADSILQNYPASGLGPISTLAQDADVSTPTVARMVQKLGFKGYPEFQSDLREELKAKVQSPIAKHDTWAEGVPSGHMLNRFTDAVIDNIRHSLAQIDTGDFDAACAQLADTTSRLHIVGGRITHTVAEYLFLHMQMIRPDVIHIQSTSNAWPHYLLDVKPGDTFVIFDVRRYESNTLKLAEMAHQRGAKIILFTDQWRSPVHRLAEISFSSRIVVPSAWDSAATTLLLVETAIAAVQDLMWSDTKDRMQTLEDMFDQTKLFRKFT, via the coding sequence GTGAAAGAGGCCGACCTCACCATCGCAGACCGCATTCAGGAAAGGCTCGACAGCCTGACGCGCGCCGAACGGCAACTGGCCGATTCCATCCTGCAAAACTATCCCGCCTCCGGACTGGGGCCCATTTCAACCTTGGCGCAGGACGCAGATGTATCGACCCCAACAGTCGCACGCATGGTTCAGAAGCTGGGGTTCAAAGGCTATCCGGAATTCCAATCCGACCTGCGCGAAGAATTGAAGGCCAAAGTCCAAAGCCCCATCGCGAAACATGACACATGGGCCGAGGGCGTGCCCTCTGGTCATATGCTCAATCGCTTCACCGATGCCGTGATCGACAACATCCGCCATTCTCTGGCGCAAATCGACACCGGTGATTTTGACGCCGCTTGCGCGCAGCTGGCAGATACCACGTCACGCCTGCACATCGTGGGCGGGCGGATTACGCACACAGTGGCCGAATACCTGTTTTTGCACATGCAGATGATCCGACCCGACGTGATACACATCCAATCTACCTCGAACGCCTGGCCCCATTACCTGCTGGATGTGAAACCGGGTGATACCTTCGTGATCTTTGACGTGCGTCGTTATGAAAGCAACACACTGAAATTGGCGGAAATGGCGCATCAACGTGGCGCAAAAATCATCCTCTTTACCGATCAATGGCGCTCTCCTGTACATCGGCTGGCGGAGATTTCGTTTTCCAGTCGTATCGTAGTTCCTTCTGCCTGGGACTCCGCCGCCACAACGCTCTTGCTCGTTGAAACGGCAATTGCAGCGGTGCAGGATCTCATGTGGTCCGACACCAAGGACCGGATGCAGACGCTGGAAGATATGTTTGATCAAACCAAACTTTTCCGTAAATTCACCTGA
- a CDS encoding N-formylglutamate amidohydrolase produces the protein MSDRGISPVVVSRESGASGIVLVCEHASKAIPEAYGDLGLSAAARDSHIAWDPGALGVAQRLSELLDAPLVAGGVSRLIYDCNRPPEAPGAMPVRSEAYDIPGNAALDASAKAKRVAQVYAPFKAALSEVLSLVQARAMITIHSFTPVYLGQPRAVEIGVLHDADTRLADVMMAAAQHHTDLTTRRNDPYGPQDGVTHTLQEHGVKRGLLNVMLEVRNDLIATQETQSAMADTLAPWLAEAVAATLEPQA, from the coding sequence ATGTCTGATAGGGGGATTTCACCTGTCGTGGTCAGCCGCGAAAGCGGTGCGTCCGGCATTGTCCTGGTCTGCGAACACGCGTCCAAGGCCATTCCCGAGGCGTATGGCGATCTGGGTTTGAGTGCGGCCGCGCGCGACAGCCACATCGCGTGGGATCCCGGCGCGCTTGGCGTGGCGCAGCGATTGTCAGAGTTGTTGGATGCGCCCTTGGTCGCTGGCGGCGTGTCCCGTCTGATATATGATTGCAATCGCCCGCCCGAGGCACCGGGCGCGATGCCCGTCCGGAGCGAAGCCTATGATATTCCCGGTAATGCAGCCCTTGACGCTTCTGCTAAGGCCAAGCGCGTGGCGCAGGTATACGCTCCTTTCAAGGCCGCCCTGTCCGAAGTGTTGTCGCTGGTACAGGCCCGTGCGATGATCACCATCCACAGTTTTACACCTGTTTATCTGGGCCAGCCCCGCGCAGTTGAAATCGGCGTGCTGCACGATGCAGACACGCGACTGGCGGACGTAATGATGGCTGCTGCGCAACATCATACTGACCTGACCACACGCCGAAATGACCCTTATGGTCCGCAGGACGGCGTGACCCACACACTTCAGGAACATGGTGTCAAACGTGGTTTGCTCAATGTCATGCTGGAAGTGCGCAATGATCTCATCGCCACGCAAGAGACGCAAAGCGCGATGGCGGATACGCTGGCGCCATGGCTGGCAGAGGCCGTTGCCGCAACGTTGGAGCCGCAGGCATGA
- a CDS encoding TRAP transporter small permease subunit yields the protein MRLAALYVRVVDAVNYRIGRAMMYGIFVMMAILLWSSVSKTFFLPSLWTLEIAQFAMVAYYIMGGPYAVQMGANVRMDLFYGTWSTRKKAWFDAFTVLLLIFYLGILFYGGLSSTAYSLGYWGQEPLAYFAGLVTGAEEIGRLERSSTAWRPYIWPVKSIMVLGFFLMLLQAISELIKDIATLREVDLNVV from the coding sequence ATGCGATTGGCTGCGCTATACGTGCGTGTTGTCGATGCGGTAAATTACCGGATTGGGCGAGCCATGATGTATGGCATCTTTGTGATGATGGCTATTTTGCTCTGGTCTTCCGTGTCCAAGACGTTTTTTCTGCCCTCGCTCTGGACGCTGGAAATCGCGCAATTCGCCATGGTCGCCTATTACATCATGGGCGGGCCTTATGCGGTGCAGATGGGTGCGAACGTACGTATGGATCTGTTTTACGGCACCTGGTCCACGCGAAAAAAGGCGTGGTTTGATGCGTTCACCGTGCTGCTGCTGATTTTTTATCTGGGCATTCTGTTTTATGGGGGCCTCAGTTCGACCGCCTATTCACTGGGCTATTGGGGGCAGGAACCGCTGGCGTATTTCGCGGGACTTGTGACCGGGGCGGAAGAAATTGGGCGGCTCGAACGCTCCAGCACCGCATGGCGCCCCTATATCTGGCCGGTGAAGTCCATCATGGTTTTAGGCTTTTTCCTGATGTTGTTGCAGGCGATTTCTGAGCTGATCAAGGATATTGCCACCCTGCGCGAGGTTGATCTCAATGTCGTATGA
- a CDS encoding TRAP transporter large permease subunit encodes MSYEMIALLMFASMMLMMMTGQRVFGAIGGVAAIAAVLLWTPGGVNIPFSSAMKLMKWYPLLTLPMFIFMGYVLSESKIADDLYKMFHVWMGPVSGGLAIGTIGLMVLVSAMNGLSVAGMAIGATIALPELLRRGYDKRMVTGVIQAGSSLGILVPPSVVLVLYAMIARQPVGQLWLAGVVPGLMMAAAFILYIYLRCKANPALGPVLPPEEYTVPLGEKLRLLRAGLLPVVIFMAMMVPFVNGWTSLVESSAIGAITAFVAAVLKGRMNREVFETSVRQTLAISCMFMWIILAALGFGAVFDGLGAVKAIDTLFTEQLGLNPWMILILMQLSFLLMGTFLDDTAMLVIVAPLYVPLVAALGFDLIWYGVLYTITTQIAYMTPPFGYNLFLMRAMAPPEITLRDIYTSILPFVGVMLVCLALIMTFPQIALWLPEYVYGK; translated from the coding sequence ATGTCGTATGAGATGATCGCGCTACTGATGTTCGCATCCATGATGCTGATGATGATGACCGGACAGCGCGTGTTCGGGGCCATCGGCGGCGTGGCGGCGATCGCCGCCGTGCTGCTCTGGACGCCGGGCGGGGTGAATATCCCATTTTCCTCTGCGATGAAGCTGATGAAATGGTATCCGCTGCTGACGCTACCGATGTTCATTTTCATGGGCTATGTGTTGTCGGAATCCAAAATAGCCGATGACCTTTATAAGATGTTTCATGTCTGGATGGGCCCGGTATCGGGTGGCCTGGCGATTGGGACGATTGGCCTGATGGTTCTGGTTTCGGCGATGAACGGTCTGAGTGTGGCAGGCATGGCCATTGGTGCCACCATCGCGCTGCCCGAACTGCTGCGCAGGGGCTATGACAAGCGCATGGTAACGGGGGTGATACAGGCAGGATCGTCCTTAGGAATCCTTGTCCCGCCCTCAGTTGTCTTGGTGCTTTATGCGATGATCGCGCGCCAACCCGTTGGGCAGTTGTGGCTGGCGGGCGTGGTGCCGGGCCTGATGATGGCGGCAGCGTTCATTTTGTATATCTACCTGCGTTGCAAGGCGAACCCGGCTTTGGGGCCAGTGTTGCCGCCGGAAGAATACACCGTCCCACTGGGTGAAAAACTACGGTTGTTGCGGGCCGGTTTGTTGCCGGTTGTGATCTTCATGGCGATGATGGTGCCTTTTGTGAATGGCTGGACGTCTCTGGTGGAAAGCTCGGCAATAGGGGCGATCACGGCCTTTGTCGCGGCGGTGCTCAAAGGGCGCATGAACCGTGAAGTGTTTGAAACTTCGGTCCGCCAGACCTTGGCGATTTCCTGCATGTTCATGTGGATCATTCTGGCGGCCTTGGGTTTTGGCGCGGTTTTTGACGGGCTCGGTGCCGTCAAGGCAATCGACACGCTTTTCACTGAACAATTGGGCCTCAATCCCTGGATGATCCTGATCCTGATGCAACTGAGCTTTTTGCTGATGGGGACGTTCCTGGATGACACCGCGATGCTGGTCATTGTCGCGCCGCTCTATGTGCCGCTGGTGGCGGCTCTTGGGTTTGATCTGATCTGGTACGGCGTGCTCTATACGATCACCACGCAGATCGCCTATATGACTCCGCCTTTTGGCTATAACCTGTTTTTGATGCGCGCGATGGCCCCGCCCGAGATTACACTGCGCGATATATATACCTCGATCCTGCCTTTTGTGGGGGTCATGCTTGTGTGCCTCGCGCTGATCATGACCTTCCCGCAAATTGCCCTGTGGCTGCCGGAATACGTTTACGGAAAATAA
- a CDS encoding TRAP transporter substrate-binding protein, whose protein sequence is MTTRRKFITTAAAGAAAAPLAAPALAQSTIKWRMQTYAGPALAEHVIKPAIDSFNKIAGDRMQIELFFADQLVPTGELFRAMQNGTIDAVQSDDDSMASPTDVTVFGGYFPFASRYSLDVPVLFNQYGLNEIWDEEYSKVGVKHISAGAWDPCHFATKDPINSLEDLKGKRVFTFPTAGRFLTQFGVVPVTLPWEDIEVAVQTGELDGIAWSGITEDYTVGWADVTNYFLTNNISGAWAGSFFANMESYNALPPDLQELLKVCMDQSHYYRQWWYWGGEANLRVNGTKMSLTTIPDEEWQQVEDAALVFWDEIAAESPTKAKVVEIFKKYNADMVKAGRPYRYG, encoded by the coding sequence ATGACGACAAGACGTAAGTTCATCACCACCGCTGCCGCAGGGGCCGCTGCTGCGCCGCTGGCCGCCCCCGCACTCGCACAATCCACCATCAAATGGCGGATGCAGACCTATGCTGGCCCCGCGCTGGCCGAACATGTGATCAAGCCCGCCATCGACAGTTTTAACAAGATCGCTGGCGACCGGATGCAGATCGAGCTGTTCTTTGCAGACCAGTTGGTGCCAACGGGCGAATTGTTCCGCGCCATGCAGAACGGTACCATCGACGCGGTGCAATCGGATGATGATTCCATGGCCTCGCCCACGGATGTGACTGTATTCGGGGGGTACTTCCCCTTCGCATCACGCTATTCTTTGGACGTGCCGGTCCTGTTCAACCAATACGGTTTGAACGAAATCTGGGACGAAGAATACTCCAAGGTTGGCGTGAAACACATCTCTGCGGGCGCATGGGATCCTTGCCATTTCGCCACCAAGGACCCAATCAATAGTCTTGAAGACCTTAAGGGTAAGCGCGTCTTTACATTCCCGACTGCGGGTCGGTTCCTGACGCAGTTTGGCGTCGTGCCTGTAACTCTGCCATGGGAAGACATTGAAGTCGCCGTACAAACGGGTGAGCTTGACGGTATCGCCTGGTCGGGCATCACCGAAGATTACACGGTTGGATGGGCTGATGTGACCAACTACTTCCTGACCAACAACATCTCCGGTGCCTGGGCGGGATCGTTCTTTGCCAATATGGAAAGCTACAACGCGCTGCCGCCGGATTTGCAGGAGTTGCTCAAGGTCTGCATGGATCAGTCGCACTATTACCGTCAGTGGTGGTACTGGGGCGGTGAAGCTAATCTGCGCGTGAATGGTACAAAAATGTCATTGACCACGATTCCGGATGAAGAATGGCAGCAGGTTGAGGACGCGGCACTTGTGTTCTGGGACGAAATTGCCGCCGAAAGCCCAACCAAGGCAAAGGTTGTAGAGATCTTCAAGAAATACAACGCGGATATGGTGAAGGCTGGACGCCCTTACCGTTACGGCTAA
- a CDS encoding glutamine synthetase family protein, with product MAGTLSFDQLKSQVAEGAVDTVLVCFVDMQGRLTGKRFHAANFVEHSYAETHCCNYLLATDLEMATPEGYATTSWASGYGDYVMKPDLETIRPVPWLEGTAMVLCDLLDHRTHDLVPQAPRTILKRQIARLEAMGLTPMMATELEFFLFEKSFDDIRKNGFRDLTPISGYNEDYHIFQTTKEEAIMRPLRNHLYAAGIPVENTKGEAETGQEELNIRYAEALACADHHSIAKHAVKEIAWQHGHAASFLPKWAADKVGSSSHVHQSLWEGDTPAFYNAKDKLGMSDVMKHYMAGLIAYAPDYTCFLAPYVNSYKRFAKGTFAPTKTVWSVDNRTAGFRLCGDGTKGVRVECRIGGSDLNPYLAQAAMLAAGIKGIEDKMELSAPTQGDVYEDAKAADIPQTLRAATETLRGSSMLREAMGDEVVDHYTRCAEWEQEEFDRAVTDWEIARGFERA from the coding sequence ATGGCTGGCACGCTGAGTTTTGATCAACTGAAATCGCAGGTCGCGGAGGGTGCGGTCGACACCGTTCTGGTCTGCTTTGTCGACATGCAGGGGCGCCTGACCGGTAAACGCTTTCACGCCGCCAATTTCGTCGAGCATTCCTATGCAGAAACCCATTGCTGCAATTACCTGTTGGCTACGGACCTCGAAATGGCGACGCCAGAAGGTTATGCGACCACGTCTTGGGCCTCTGGGTATGGCGATTATGTGATGAAACCGGATCTTGAGACCATCCGCCCGGTGCCATGGCTGGAGGGAACGGCGATGGTGCTCTGTGATCTGCTGGATCATCGTACCCATGATCTGGTGCCACAAGCGCCGCGCACCATTTTGAAACGCCAGATCGCGCGCCTTGAGGCGATGGGTCTGACGCCGATGATGGCAACGGAACTGGAATTCTTTCTGTTTGAGAAGAGCTTTGATGATATCCGCAAAAACGGCTTCCGGGATCTGACCCCGATCAGCGGGTACAACGAGGATTATCACATCTTCCAGACCACCAAGGAAGAAGCCATCATGCGCCCGCTGCGCAACCATCTATATGCGGCGGGCATCCCGGTTGAAAACACCAAGGGTGAGGCGGAGACCGGCCAAGAAGAGCTGAACATCCGTTACGCTGAGGCGCTGGCTTGTGCGGATCATCACTCTATCGCCAAACATGCGGTCAAGGAAATTGCTTGGCAGCACGGGCATGCAGCCAGCTTCCTGCCCAAATGGGCAGCGGATAAAGTCGGTAGTTCTTCGCACGTTCATCAATCCCTCTGGGAGGGGGACACGCCCGCGTTTTACAATGCCAAAGACAAGCTGGGCATGTCGGATGTGATGAAACACTACATGGCCGGGCTGATTGCTTACGCGCCTGATTACACGTGTTTTCTGGCGCCCTACGTGAACAGCTACAAACGTTTCGCCAAGGGCACTTTTGCGCCGACAAAAACCGTCTGGTCCGTGGATAATCGCACCGCTGGGTTCCGCCTGTGCGGTGACGGCACCAAGGGTGTGCGCGTAGAGTGCCGCATCGGCGGGTCCGATCTGAACCCATACCTTGCGCAGGCCGCGATGCTGGCTGCCGGGATCAAAGGGATCGAGGACAAGATGGAACTCTCCGCCCCAACGCAAGGCGATGTTTACGAGGACGCCAAGGCTGCGGATATTCCCCAAACGCTCAGGGCGGCCACGGAGACCTTGCGCGGGTCGAGCATGTTGCGCGAAGCGATGGGGGATGAGGTTGTGGATCACTATACTCGTTGCGCCGAGTGGGAGCAGGAAGAATTTGACCGCGCGGTCACGGATTGGGAAATCGCGCGCGGTTTTGAAAGGGCATAA
- a CDS encoding aldehyde dehydrogenase family protein encodes MTITCISPINGSVYATRATLNEFEAAEAVAKGRAAQIMWAARPLSERIDMVMQGVANIGAMNDEIVPELAWQMGRPVRYGGEFGGFNERAQHMAQIAESALSDIEVEDSGDFRRVIKRVPHGLVLVVAPWNYPYMTAINTVAPALIAGNAVMLKHASQTPLVGERLAQAFADAGVPEGVFQNVFLDHQTTSALIADRAFGFVNFTGSVGGGQAMEAAAQGTFTGLGLELGGKDPGYVMEDADIDAAVDTLIDGAMFNSGQCCCGIERIYVLESLFDDFVAKAVKIVEGYKLGNPMDPDTTLGPMAQARFADMVRGQTADAVAAGAKALIDPALFPEDDGAYLMPQILVNVDHTMRVMREESFGPVVGIMAVKDDAEAIRLMNDSDYGLTASLWTRDIARAEAIGDAIETGTVFMNRADYLDPGLCWTGCKDTGRGGGLSVIGYHNLTRPKSFHLKKV; translated from the coding sequence ATGACAATCACCTGTATTTCGCCGATCAACGGATCGGTCTATGCGACGCGTGCGACGCTCAATGAATTTGAGGCGGCTGAGGCCGTTGCAAAAGGGCGCGCGGCGCAGATCATGTGGGCTGCGCGCCCCTTGAGCGAACGCATCGACATGGTGATGCAGGGCGTCGCCAACATCGGGGCCATGAACGACGAAATCGTGCCGGAACTGGCTTGGCAAATGGGTCGGCCTGTGCGGTACGGCGGCGAGTTTGGTGGATTTAACGAGCGCGCGCAGCATATGGCGCAGATCGCCGAAAGTGCGCTGTCTGATATTGAGGTAGAGGACAGTGGTGATTTCCGCCGTGTGATCAAGCGTGTACCGCATGGGTTGGTGCTGGTCGTCGCACCTTGGAATTACCCCTATATGACCGCGATCAACACCGTTGCGCCTGCCTTGATTGCGGGCAACGCGGTGATGTTGAAACACGCCAGTCAAACACCGCTGGTGGGAGAACGGTTGGCGCAAGCCTTTGCAGATGCGGGCGTACCTGAAGGGGTGTTCCAGAACGTTTTCCTGGATCACCAGACAACGTCCGCCCTGATTGCGGATCGTGCCTTTGGGTTCGTGAATTTTACCGGATCGGTGGGCGGTGGCCAGGCCATGGAAGCTGCCGCACAAGGCACGTTCACAGGGCTGGGACTGGAACTGGGCGGGAAGGACCCCGGCTATGTGATGGAAGACGCGGATATCGATGCGGCGGTGGACACCTTGATTGATGGCGCGATGTTCAATTCCGGGCAATGCTGCTGTGGGATCGAGCGGATCTATGTGCTCGAGAGTCTTTTCGATGACTTCGTGGCCAAAGCTGTGAAGATCGTTGAAGGGTACAAACTCGGCAATCCCATGGACCCCGACACGACGCTTGGCCCGATGGCACAAGCCCGGTTTGCCGACATGGTACGTGGCCAAACGGCGGATGCGGTGGCGGCCGGGGCCAAGGCGCTGATTGATCCGGCACTGTTCCCCGAGGATGATGGCGCTTATCTGATGCCGCAGATCCTTGTGAATGTGGATCATACCATGCGGGTGATGCGTGAAGAGAGCTTCGGCCCTGTTGTTGGCATTATGGCCGTCAAGGATGACGCCGAGGCGATCCGCCTGATGAATGACAGCGATTATGGTTTGACCGCATCGCTCTGGACCAGGGATATTGCGCGCGCCGAAGCCATTGGGGATGCCATTGAAACCGGTACTGTGTTCATGAACCGGGCCGATTATCTTGATCCGGGCTTGTGCTGGACCGGGTGCAAGGATACGGGCCGTGGGGGCGGATTGTCGGTGATCGGCTATCACAATCTGACGCGCCCTAAATCGTTTCATCTCAAAAAGGTCTGA
- a CDS encoding iron-containing alcohol dehydrogenase, with the protein MSLIANWSYPTSVRFGAGRISEIGEACAAAGITKPLLVTDKGLADLPITGATLELLTAAGLPRGIFSDVDPNPTEKNVEEGVKAYREGGHDGVVAFGGGSGLDLGKMIAFMAGQTRPLWDFEDIGDWWTRADADAIAPIVAVPTTAGTGSEVGRASVITNSETHEKKIIFHPKLLPAGVICDPELTVGMPKMITAGTGMDAFAHCLEAYCSPHYHPMSQGIALEGMRLVKDNLVNAYEDGTNLTARAHMMSAAAMGATAFQKGLGAIHALSHPIGAVHHTHHGTTNAVVMQQVLMFNRPKIRKHLARAANYLSISGGFDGFYNFVGEINTQLGIPKNLTELGVTDPDIAALVASALQDPSCGGNPVKMTEKNTTDLLESCFEQPAND; encoded by the coding sequence ATGTCTCTTATTGCAAATTGGTCCTATCCCACGTCTGTGCGTTTCGGCGCGGGGCGAATTTCGGAAATCGGCGAGGCTTGTGCGGCCGCAGGGATCACCAAACCCTTGCTTGTCACTGACAAGGGGTTGGCGGACTTGCCCATCACTGGTGCAACGCTCGAACTCCTGACGGCCGCGGGTCTGCCGCGCGGGATCTTCTCGGACGTGGACCCGAACCCGACAGAAAAAAACGTCGAAGAGGGCGTGAAGGCGTACCGCGAGGGCGGGCATGATGGGGTTGTGGCTTTTGGCGGCGGTTCTGGCCTCGATCTGGGGAAAATGATTGCCTTTATGGCCGGACAAACCCGCCCGCTGTGGGATTTTGAGGACATCGGTGACTGGTGGACACGTGCGGATGCCGACGCCATCGCACCCATCGTGGCCGTGCCAACCACCGCTGGAACGGGGTCCGAAGTGGGGCGCGCGAGCGTGATTACCAATTCAGAAACACATGAGAAAAAGATCATCTTCCATCCTAAATTGCTTCCCGCAGGGGTGATCTGTGATCCCGAACTGACCGTGGGCATGCCGAAAATGATCACGGCAGGCACTGGGATGGACGCCTTCGCGCATTGTCTGGAGGCTTATTGCTCACCGCATTATCATCCGATGTCACAAGGTATTGCGCTGGAAGGCATGCGCTTGGTCAAAGACAATTTGGTAAATGCCTATGAAGACGGTACAAACCTGACGGCGCGCGCGCATATGATGTCTGCGGCTGCCATGGGTGCAACCGCGTTTCAAAAAGGTTTGGGTGCCATTCACGCCTTGTCCCACCCAATCGGCGCGGTGCACCACACGCATCATGGCACCACAAATGCGGTGGTGATGCAGCAGGTGCTGATGTTCAATCGCCCCAAGATCCGCAAACACCTTGCGCGCGCGGCCAATTATCTCAGCATTTCGGGCGGATTTGATGGGTTTTACAATTTTGTCGGTGAGATCAACACGCAATTGGGCATCCCGAAAAACTTAACCGAGCTGGGTGTCACAGATCCCGATATCGCGGCCCTTGTGGCCTCTGCCTTGCAGGATCCCAGTTGCGGCGGCAATCCGGTGAAGATGACAGAAAAGAATACTACAGATTTGCTGGAAAGCTGTTTTGAGCAACCTGCCAATGATTAG
- a CDS encoding sulfite exporter TauE/SafE family protein, with protein sequence MDYTTTLLVAGAAFLFSGAVKGLAGIGMPTAAIALMTLYLDPRTAIALVLFPMIGSNAWQVLRAGELRRTARRYAVFAIVLLAGVTLTAFATRNTGDRALLAILGVVILVFVAVSWKGLVPPLRARYDRTAQIGFGLFAGIVGGMTAGWGAPLAMYLATKQVDKDEFVRATGFLIFVGSVPLCLAYVRLGFMTGPLAGASALMLIPTLIGFSMGEVLRNRLSVQAFRNAILIVFVLMGLNLIRRAIWYP encoded by the coding sequence TTGGACTATACAACCACTCTTCTTGTGGCAGGTGCTGCTTTTCTCTTTTCGGGCGCTGTCAAAGGCCTTGCGGGCATCGGCATGCCCACGGCAGCAATTGCTTTGATGACATTATATCTGGACCCGCGCACGGCCATCGCACTGGTCTTGTTTCCAATGATCGGCTCCAATGCGTGGCAAGTGTTGCGGGCAGGTGAATTACGCCGTACCGCGCGCAGGTATGCGGTGTTCGCAATCGTACTTTTGGCAGGGGTCACGCTGACCGCTTTTGCCACTCGAAACACGGGCGACCGGGCGCTCCTTGCCATTCTGGGTGTGGTCATTCTGGTGTTCGTCGCCGTCAGTTGGAAAGGTCTCGTACCGCCTCTGCGCGCACGCTATGATCGAACCGCCCAGATCGGTTTTGGGCTCTTTGCAGGTATCGTCGGCGGGATGACCGCGGGCTGGGGCGCGCCACTGGCGATGTATCTGGCCACCAAACAAGTCGATAAGGACGAATTTGTCCGCGCCACCGGCTTTTTGATTTTTGTCGGCAGCGTGCCTTTGTGCCTCGCCTATGTCCGGCTTGGCTTCATGACAGGTCCTCTGGCCGGCGCCTCCGCCCTGATGCTGATCCCGACATTGATCGGGTTCTCCATGGGCGAAGTGCTAAGAAACCGCTTGTCCGTTCAGGCGTTTCGTAACGCCATTCTGATCGTTTTCGTACTGATGGGGCTTAACTTGATCCGCCGGGCGATTTGGTATCCCTAA
- a CDS encoding rhodanese-like domain-containing protein: protein MPALKKNSAQMVADARARIEEVETPDLIAMLADPKVVVVDIRDVRERQRSGFIPGSFHAPRGMIEFWVDPDSPYFKEIFGQDKKFVFHCASGWRSALTTATLQDMGFEAAHLKEGFSTWEKQGGPVEFPEPKD, encoded by the coding sequence ATGCCCGCCTTGAAAAAGAACTCCGCCCAAATGGTTGCCGATGCGCGGGCACGGATCGAAGAGGTCGAGACACCAGATCTGATCGCGATGCTGGCAGACCCAAAGGTGGTTGTTGTGGACATCCGTGATGTGCGCGAGCGTCAGCGCAGTGGGTTTATCCCGGGCAGTTTCCATGCGCCGCGCGGGATGATCGAGTTCTGGGTGGACCCGGACAGCCCATATTTCAAGGAAATCTTTGGGCAGGATAAAAAGTTCGTTTTCCATTGTGCATCGGGATGGCGATCCGCGCTGACCACCGCGACACTGCAGGACATGGGATTTGAGGCTGCACACCTCAAAGAAGGTTTTTCCACATGGGAAAAACAAGGTGGACCTGTCGAATTCCCTGAGCCCAAAGACTAA